A DNA window from Hymenobacter aquaticus contains the following coding sequences:
- a CDS encoding M3 family metallopeptidase: MLTFSSLSARQLGFTVLASLAALSSPAADKPAPPANPLTPGFNQVIDFRRATKADVKRATDDFIAGTKASLQAIYKVPAAKRTFANTMLALDNLGDQGGSVYGPISILFNASPDSAIRNQAQRSIAQISKYGNELELDEQLYRAVKDYSKTKEAQSLTGARKKYLTETVEDYERNGFALTAEKRKELQAINDKIGDLSLAFGANIAKDQGFLLVNAADMKGLPDDYVKSRPKAGDAYRIGLDGPAYGTFMKYAESDALRKQLYTLYNNRAADKNLEVLKQLLIERQKKAQLLGYKTYAAYQTSSRMAKTPETVWAFETKLVDRVKQKSQQDLEELLVVKRAYTKDPAAKTINPWESSFYNNLLMKDKYQLDGEKVKEYFEVSKVVDGLFQTTQSLFALKFTEVKDPAVWHKDARMFEVQRDGKLIGRFYLDLFPRDNKYTHAACFGVTSGKATPKGYQLPQAVLLCNFNAPTPGKPALMSHAQVVTFFHEFGHVMHNLLTTAELSSQSGTSVKRDFVEAPSQILENWAWNYDALKTFAKHYQTGEVLPKPLYDKMWAARNVGSGLAASQQILYGTLDMTLHDKFDPNGPETSTDVVKRLQNQITPFAYLDGTNMQAAFGHLTGYGAGYYGYMWSKVYAEDMFSVFEKNGIMDQKTGLRYRDMILARGGTDEEYNLVKEFLGREPNQDAFFKSLGL; encoded by the coding sequence ATGCTTACATTCTCCTCCCTGAGTGCCCGGCAGCTGGGCTTCACGGTGCTGGCCAGCCTGGCCGCGCTGAGTAGCCCGGCCGCCGACAAGCCCGCCCCGCCCGCCAACCCGCTCACGCCGGGCTTCAACCAGGTCATCGACTTTCGGCGCGCCACCAAGGCCGACGTGAAGCGGGCCACCGACGATTTTATTGCCGGCACCAAGGCCTCTCTCCAGGCTATTTACAAGGTGCCGGCCGCCAAGCGCACCTTCGCCAATACCATGCTGGCCCTCGATAACCTGGGCGACCAGGGCGGCAGCGTGTACGGTCCCATCAGCATTCTGTTCAACGCCAGCCCCGACTCGGCCATCCGCAACCAGGCCCAGCGCAGCATTGCCCAGATCAGCAAGTACGGCAACGAGTTGGAGCTGGACGAGCAGCTGTACCGGGCCGTGAAGGACTACTCCAAGACCAAGGAAGCCCAGAGCCTGACCGGGGCCCGCAAGAAGTACCTGACCGAAACGGTGGAGGACTACGAGCGCAACGGCTTTGCCCTCACGGCCGAGAAGCGCAAGGAATTGCAGGCCATCAACGACAAAATCGGGGATTTGAGCTTGGCCTTCGGGGCCAACATTGCCAAAGACCAGGGCTTTTTGCTGGTGAATGCCGCCGACATGAAGGGCCTGCCCGACGACTACGTGAAGAGCCGCCCCAAGGCCGGCGACGCCTACCGCATCGGGCTGGACGGCCCCGCCTACGGCACCTTCATGAAGTACGCCGAGTCGGATGCCCTGCGCAAGCAGCTTTACACCTTATATAACAACCGCGCCGCCGACAAGAATCTGGAGGTGCTCAAGCAGCTGCTCATTGAGCGCCAGAAAAAGGCCCAGCTGCTGGGCTACAAAACCTACGCCGCCTACCAGACCAGCTCGCGCATGGCCAAAACCCCCGAAACGGTGTGGGCCTTCGAAACCAAACTGGTGGACCGCGTCAAGCAGAAAAGCCAGCAGGATCTGGAAGAGCTGCTCGTGGTGAAGCGCGCCTACACCAAAGACCCCGCCGCCAAAACCATCAACCCCTGGGAAAGCTCGTTCTACAACAACCTGCTGATGAAGGACAAGTACCAGCTCGACGGCGAGAAGGTGAAGGAATACTTCGAGGTGAGCAAGGTGGTGGATGGCCTGTTTCAGACCACGCAGAGCTTGTTTGCCCTGAAGTTTACGGAGGTGAAAGACCCGGCGGTGTGGCACAAGGATGCCCGCATGTTTGAGGTGCAGCGCGACGGCAAGCTCATCGGCCGCTTCTACCTCGACCTGTTCCCCCGCGACAACAAGTACACCCACGCCGCCTGCTTCGGCGTGACCAGCGGCAAGGCCACCCCCAAGGGCTACCAGCTGCCCCAGGCCGTGCTGCTGTGCAACTTCAACGCCCCCACGCCCGGCAAGCCGGCCCTGATGAGCCACGCCCAGGTCGTGACCTTCTTCCACGAGTTTGGCCACGTGATGCACAACCTGCTGACCACGGCCGAGCTCAGCAGCCAGTCGGGCACCAGCGTGAAGCGCGACTTCGTGGAGGCCCCGTCCCAGATTCTGGAAAACTGGGCCTGGAACTACGACGCCCTGAAGACCTTCGCCAAGCACTACCAGACCGGCGAGGTGCTGCCCAAGCCCCTCTACGACAAGATGTGGGCCGCCCGCAACGTGGGCTCGGGCCTGGCCGCCTCCCAGCAGATCCTGTACGGCACGCTCGACATGACCCTGCACGACAAGTTTGACCCCAACGGCCCCGAAACCAGCACCGACGTGGTGAAGCGCCTGCAAAACCAGATTACGCCCTTCGCCTACCTCGACGGCACCAACATGCAGGCCGCCTTCGGCCACCTCACCGGCTACGGGGCGGGCTACTACGGCTACATGTGGTCGAAGGTCTACGCCGAGGACATGTTTTCCGTGTTCGAGAAGAACGGCATCATGGACCAGAAGACCGGCCTGCGCTACCGCGACATGATCCTGGCCCGCGGCGGCACCGACGAGGAATACAACCTCGTGAAGGAGTTCCTGGGCCGGGAGCCCAACCAGGACGCCTTCTTTAAGTCCTTGGGGCTTTGA
- a CDS encoding response regulator → MPFSNALLPPFEPALRVLVADDNELNQLVVCRALEDWNVEVALADNGRQAVELATSQAFDVILMDVQMPEMDGYEATRQLRSHSPLHQLPIIGLTASASAADQAQALAAGMNATLAKPFDPTLLHASLAHYTRRATPASDSAAASADAHAGSPAAPDWSILEELAAGNEGFIAQIIGTFLHQTPPLYQELVQASAHAEPATRARIAHKLKGQVVYFGVQPLQQLLEQLERPATAISPAAAQPLVEAVGQQLDDLYPQLEARLHPHTF, encoded by the coding sequence ATGCCTTTTTCCAACGCCCTTCTTCCCCCTTTCGAGCCGGCCCTGCGCGTGCTGGTGGCCGACGACAACGAGCTGAACCAGCTGGTGGTGTGTCGGGCGCTGGAAGACTGGAACGTGGAAGTAGCCCTGGCCGACAATGGCCGGCAGGCCGTGGAGCTGGCTACGTCCCAGGCATTCGACGTGATACTAATGGACGTGCAGATGCCGGAAATGGATGGCTACGAGGCTACCCGGCAGCTGCGCAGCCACTCGCCGCTGCACCAGCTGCCCATCATCGGCCTCACCGCCTCCGCCTCGGCCGCCGACCAGGCCCAGGCCCTGGCGGCCGGCATGAATGCCACCCTGGCCAAGCCCTTCGACCCCACGCTGCTGCACGCCAGCCTGGCCCATTACACCCGCCGCGCTACCCCGGCCTCCGATTCCGCTGCCGCTTCCGCAGATGCCCACGCAGGCAGCCCGGCCGCCCCCGACTGGAGCATTCTGGAAGAGCTGGCCGCCGGTAACGAAGGATTTATCGCGCAGATTATTGGCACCTTTCTGCACCAGACGCCCCCGCTTTACCAGGAGCTGGTGCAGGCCTCCGCTCACGCTGAGCCGGCTACGCGGGCCCGCATAGCCCACAAGTTGAAGGGCCAGGTGGTGTACTTTGGCGTGCAGCCTTTGCAGCAGTTGCTCGAACAGCTCGAACGGCCCGCTACTGCCATCAGCCCAGCCGCGGCTCAGCCCTTGGTCGAGGCCGTGGGGCAGCAGCTGGATGACTTGTACCCGCAGCTGGAAGCGCGCTTACATCCGCACACCTTCTGA
- a CDS encoding OmpA family protein — translation MSRFLLLALLLLAQVAAAQNVEFDKDNFRSDKDGLKEAQREVKTGDEWYDMDPPRYEQALPHYLAAQKFNPSNARLNLRIGDCYLHSGYKPRALPYLQKAYQLNADIDPRIHYLLGQGLHLNAKWTEAIAEYKAAQPATAGKNTAQLTAAITKKIKECENGLKLEKKPSRVFIDNIGAAINSPYADYGAVISADESVILFTSRRDNSTGKERDPETGGFFEDIYQSTRTASGWSAARNLGKPVNNEGHDATVGLAPDGQRMLVYVEDNGGDLQEAELRGAVWKKPEKMGARINSKYHESSAAYTPDGRSLYFVSDKQGGLGSRDIYKVEIEGRGPAVNLGPTINTPYGEEGVFLHPDGKTMYFSSEGHNSMGGYDIFKSVFENGKWSEPENLGWPINTPDDDVFFVISASGRHGYYSSFRDDGLGSKDIYQITFLGAEKPPVLSQEDQLLASRAQPVKEASLAPPVPIATAQVTILKGVVTDEASKQPLEATIDVVDNSRNELIASFRANAQSGRYLVSLPSGVNYGIVARQEGYLFHSENFDLPAGAAYSEVVKDIALKKLDVGVKVVLNNIFFDFDKASLRKESTAELERLQKLMVETPALRLEISGHTDNVGKAEYNKDLSQRRAKAVVDYLVSKGIDKGRLTFAGYGDTQPVATNNTKGGRQLNRRTEFKVLGK, via the coding sequence ATGTCTAGATTTTTGCTGTTAGCGCTGCTGCTGCTGGCCCAGGTGGCCGCCGCCCAAAACGTGGAGTTCGACAAAGACAATTTCCGGTCCGACAAAGACGGGCTGAAGGAGGCCCAGCGGGAGGTCAAGACCGGCGACGAGTGGTACGACATGGACCCGCCCCGCTACGAGCAGGCCCTGCCCCACTACCTCGCCGCCCAGAAGTTTAACCCCAGCAACGCCCGCCTCAACCTGCGCATCGGCGACTGTTACCTGCACTCGGGCTACAAGCCCCGGGCCCTGCCCTACCTGCAGAAAGCCTACCAGCTCAACGCCGACATCGACCCGCGCATTCACTACCTGCTGGGCCAGGGCCTGCACCTGAACGCCAAGTGGACCGAGGCCATTGCCGAGTACAAAGCGGCCCAGCCCGCCACCGCCGGCAAGAACACGGCCCAGCTCACGGCCGCCATTACCAAGAAAATCAAGGAGTGTGAAAATGGCCTGAAGCTGGAGAAAAAGCCTTCCCGGGTTTTTATCGACAACATCGGCGCGGCCATCAACTCGCCCTACGCCGACTACGGTGCCGTCATTTCGGCCGATGAGTCGGTGATTCTCTTTACCTCGCGCCGCGACAACTCGACGGGCAAGGAGCGGGACCCCGAAACCGGCGGCTTCTTCGAGGACATTTACCAGAGCACGCGCACGGCCAGCGGCTGGTCGGCGGCCCGCAACCTGGGCAAGCCCGTCAACAACGAGGGCCACGACGCCACCGTGGGCCTGGCCCCCGACGGGCAGCGCATGCTGGTGTACGTGGAAGACAACGGCGGCGACCTGCAGGAAGCCGAGCTGCGCGGCGCGGTCTGGAAAAAGCCCGAGAAAATGGGTGCGCGCATCAACAGCAAGTACCACGAGTCGTCGGCGGCTTACACCCCGGACGGCCGCAGCCTGTACTTCGTCAGCGACAAACAGGGTGGCCTGGGCAGCCGCGACATTTATAAAGTCGAAATCGAAGGGCGCGGCCCGGCCGTCAACCTGGGCCCGACCATCAACACGCCCTACGGCGAAGAAGGCGTGTTTCTGCACCCCGATGGCAAGACGATGTACTTCAGCTCGGAAGGCCACAACTCGATGGGCGGTTACGACATCTTCAAGTCGGTGTTCGAGAACGGCAAGTGGAGTGAGCCCGAAAACCTGGGCTGGCCCATCAACACCCCCGACGACGACGTGTTCTTCGTGATTTCGGCCTCGGGCCGCCACGGCTACTACTCCTCGTTCCGCGACGATGGCCTGGGCAGCAAAGACATCTACCAGATTACGTTTCTGGGCGCCGAAAAGCCGCCGGTGTTGTCGCAGGAAGACCAGCTGCTGGCCTCCCGCGCCCAGCCGGTGAAGGAAGCTTCCCTGGCCCCACCAGTGCCCATTGCCACGGCCCAGGTCACGATTCTGAAAGGCGTGGTGACCGACGAAGCCAGCAAGCAGCCCCTGGAAGCCACCATTGACGTGGTCGACAACTCCCGCAACGAGCTGATTGCCTCGTTCCGGGCCAACGCGCAGTCGGGCCGCTACCTGGTGTCGCTGCCCTCGGGCGTCAACTACGGCATCGTGGCCCGGCAGGAAGGCTACCTGTTCCACTCCGAAAACTTCGACCTGCCCGCCGGCGCGGCTTATTCGGAAGTGGTGAAGGATATTGCCCTCAAGAAGCTGGACGTGGGCGTGAAAGTGGTGCTCAACAACATTTTCTTCGACTTCGACAAGGCCAGCCTCCGCAAGGAAAGTACCGCCGAGCTGGAGCGGCTGCAGAAGCTGATGGTGGAAACCCCGGCCCTGCGCCTCGAAATTTCGGGCCACACCGACAACGTGGGCAAGGCCGAGTACAACAAGGATCTGAGCCAGCGCCGCGCTAAAGCCGTAGTTGATTACCTCGTGAGCAAGGGCATCGACAAGGGCCGCCTGACTTTCGCCGGCTACGGCGACACCCAGCCCGTGGCGACCAACAACACGAAAGGCGGCCGCCAGCTCAACCGCCGCACCGAATTTAAAGTACTGGGCAAGTAA
- a CDS encoding tetratricopeptide repeat protein — MQKVLLLALGLGLSATAAQAQVDTVRASTLPPAQQAEKLYNSGVAKYNGKNYRAAIQDFDRALTLRPDFAKAFYNRATTRYELKEYQQAVQDYDQAIKLEATGFSNYFGRAQAQEALGQKAEAELDYGKAAEIKPDYAPAWYYHGALLFEKGDFKAAKADFDQAIKVDPGYAYAYHDRASAQRKLGNFDAAIQDYTKALSLQPDFLPALLNRAAAKRRANDLKGALADYNTYLSKKQDNATAFTNRGSTRYDAGEYKGAVEDFSKALELDPGYAFAWNNRAAAYLKLEDYKSAAADAAKAIGLNAQYAEAYMNRGHAREMLRDADGACQDWRKAAELGLETGTSYAANSGCGAE; from the coding sequence ATGCAGAAAGTCCTACTCCTTGCCCTCGGTCTTGGGTTGTCGGCCACGGCAGCCCAGGCCCAGGTAGATACCGTGCGCGCCTCCACCCTGCCCCCGGCCCAGCAGGCCGAAAAGCTCTACAACAGCGGGGTGGCCAAATACAACGGCAAAAACTACCGCGCCGCCATTCAGGACTTCGACCGGGCCCTGACGCTGCGCCCCGATTTTGCCAAGGCCTTCTACAACCGCGCCACCACCCGCTACGAGCTGAAAGAGTACCAGCAGGCCGTGCAGGACTACGACCAGGCCATCAAGCTGGAGGCTACGGGCTTCAGCAACTACTTCGGCCGGGCCCAGGCGCAGGAGGCGCTGGGACAGAAGGCCGAAGCCGAGCTGGACTACGGCAAAGCCGCCGAAATCAAGCCCGACTACGCCCCGGCCTGGTACTACCACGGCGCGCTGCTCTTCGAGAAAGGCGACTTCAAAGCCGCCAAGGCCGACTTCGACCAGGCCATTAAGGTCGACCCCGGCTACGCCTACGCCTACCACGACCGGGCCAGCGCCCAGCGCAAGCTCGGCAACTTCGACGCGGCCATCCAGGACTACACCAAGGCCCTGAGCCTGCAGCCCGATTTTCTGCCGGCCCTGCTGAACCGGGCCGCCGCCAAGCGCCGCGCCAACGACCTGAAAGGTGCCCTGGCCGATTATAACACGTACCTGAGCAAAAAGCAGGACAACGCCACCGCCTTCACCAACCGGGGCAGCACCCGCTACGACGCCGGCGAATACAAAGGCGCGGTGGAAGACTTCAGCAAGGCCCTGGAGCTGGACCCCGGCTACGCCTTTGCCTGGAACAACCGCGCCGCCGCCTACCTCAAGCTGGAAGACTACAAAAGCGCCGCCGCCGATGCCGCCAAAGCCATTGGCCTGAACGCGCAGTACGCCGAGGCCTACATGAACCGGGGCCACGCCCGCGAAATGCTGCGCGACGCCGACGGGGCCTGCCAGGACTGGCGCAAAGCCGCCGAGCTGGGCCTGGAAACCGGTACCAGCTACGCCGCCAACTCCGGCTGCGGCGCCGAATAG
- a CDS encoding BrxA/BrxB family bacilliredoxin → MATYPEYMVAPIRQDLTSAGFEQLMTPEEVDSVLNTQSGTVLLAVNSVCGCAAAKARPALKMAVSSSEKKPAKLVTVFAGMETEAVAKAREHMLPYPPSSPSIALFKDGELVHVIERHHIEGNDLMRIVDNLQGAFEEYC, encoded by the coding sequence ATGGCAACGTATCCTGAATACATGGTAGCTCCCATCCGGCAAGACCTCACGTCGGCCGGCTTCGAGCAGCTGATGACCCCCGAAGAAGTTGATTCGGTTCTGAACACGCAGAGCGGCACGGTGCTGCTGGCCGTCAACTCGGTGTGCGGCTGCGCCGCCGCCAAAGCCCGCCCCGCCCTGAAAATGGCCGTGTCGAGCTCCGAGAAGAAGCCCGCTAAGCTGGTCACGGTATTTGCCGGCATGGAAACCGAGGCCGTAGCCAAGGCCCGGGAGCACATGCTGCCCTACCCGCCCTCCTCGCCCAGCATTGCCCTGTTCAAGGACGGCGAGCTGGTGCACGTCATCGAGCGGCACCACATCGAAGGCAACGACCTGATGCGCATCGTCGACAACCTGCAAGGCGCGTTCGAAGAGTATTGCTAG
- a CDS encoding ABC transporter substrate-binding protein, with the protein MKHLLFGILIGMSSAFWACSSRQDTAKMAVRIRWERDPENLDPLVLPNENALEAANLLYSSLLFVDPSKQQFTPCLAEALPTVVQTDSLTLLTYRIRPEAVWDNGQPVLARDVAFTLKVMNCPGLPTESNQAQWGFIRTIRLDSTDSRRFTLVCAGRSPEYRWSSGDYIILPEYPLDPQGQLRPFSLAALRADTVADQHHAAIGAFVRRYKQAQLDHHPERLPGCGPYTLEAWEPNRFVSFKRKPTWWADQLKSALLPLQAHPAKLTYQIVPDAATAVLALRRGELDVYPMMPAKEFQRLRQTKGNSPPLEFYTADSYKMMTACFNTQQPLLQDKLTRQALSHLFNVPALIQATQQGLAFPSASLISPRSGRRYNDSLPLPTYDPDAARALLRQAGWQLQTDGSWARQKPGAALQRLRLTISYRTGEPAFETIALQLRSAAAQLGIPIEPQPLEPSLLRDRLRAGAVDLYLFTITGNPFVYNFAPILHTQSIGTSNHTRFGTPATDQLIESIATEQDEQKQVLLLRHLQRVLYTEKPLTVLFFLRSRVAASSKLTNLQVNGLRPGYMATAIQTKPAS; encoded by the coding sequence ATGAAGCACCTACTATTTGGAATCCTGATTGGGATGAGCAGCGCGTTCTGGGCCTGCTCATCCCGCCAGGACACAGCCAAGATGGCCGTTCGCATTCGCTGGGAGCGGGATCCTGAAAACCTGGACCCGCTGGTTTTGCCCAATGAGAATGCCTTGGAGGCGGCCAACCTTCTGTATTCCAGCCTCCTTTTTGTTGACCCCAGCAAGCAGCAGTTTACCCCTTGCCTGGCGGAAGCACTGCCCACGGTAGTGCAGACGGACTCGCTGACGTTGCTGACGTATCGTATCCGCCCGGAGGCGGTCTGGGACAACGGCCAACCCGTGCTGGCGCGGGATGTGGCTTTCACGCTGAAAGTGATGAACTGCCCCGGCCTGCCCACCGAGAGCAATCAGGCGCAGTGGGGCTTTATCCGGACTATCCGCCTCGATTCCACCGACTCCCGCCGGTTTACGCTGGTCTGTGCCGGCCGCTCACCGGAGTATCGCTGGTCATCGGGCGACTACATTATTCTGCCGGAGTATCCGCTGGATCCGCAAGGGCAACTGCGCCCCTTCTCCCTTGCCGCCCTGCGCGCCGATACTGTCGCTGATCAACATCACGCGGCAATTGGCGCTTTCGTGCGGCGGTACAAGCAGGCCCAGCTCGACCATCACCCGGAGCGCCTGCCAGGTTGTGGCCCCTACACCCTAGAGGCCTGGGAGCCCAACCGCTTTGTTTCCTTCAAACGGAAGCCCACCTGGTGGGCCGATCAGCTTAAGTCGGCGTTGCTGCCCCTGCAGGCGCATCCGGCGAAGCTAACGTATCAGATTGTGCCTGACGCGGCTACGGCCGTGCTGGCATTGCGCCGGGGTGAGCTCGACGTTTATCCGATGATGCCGGCCAAGGAGTTTCAGCGGCTTCGGCAGACGAAAGGCAATTCGCCGCCGCTGGAATTTTACACGGCTGATTCGTACAAGATGATGACGGCTTGCTTTAACACCCAGCAGCCCCTGCTGCAGGACAAGCTTACGCGGCAGGCTCTCTCGCATTTATTCAACGTTCCGGCTTTAATCCAAGCAACCCAGCAAGGGCTGGCTTTCCCGAGTGCCAGCTTGATCAGCCCCCGCTCTGGCCGCCGGTACAATGATAGTTTGCCCCTGCCGACGTACGACCCGGACGCGGCCCGGGCGCTGCTGCGACAGGCCGGCTGGCAGTTGCAGACCGATGGCAGCTGGGCGCGCCAGAAGCCGGGAGCCGCCCTGCAGCGCCTTCGCCTCACGATTAGCTACCGGACCGGTGAGCCCGCCTTCGAAACCATTGCCCTGCAACTACGCAGTGCGGCGGCGCAGCTGGGCATTCCCATCGAGCCTCAGCCTCTGGAGCCGTCCCTGTTGCGGGACCGGCTCCGCGCTGGCGCGGTCGACCTGTACTTGTTTACGATTACCGGTAATCCTTTCGTGTACAACTTCGCTCCTATTCTGCACACGCAAAGCATTGGCACAAGCAATCATACCCGGTTTGGTACCCCCGCTACCGACCAGCTGATTGAGTCCATTGCCACGGAGCAGGATGAGCAGAAGCAAGTGCTGCTGTTGCGCCACTTGCAGCGGGTGCTCTACACCGAAAAGCCACTGACGGTACTGTTTTTCTTACGCTCCCGGGTTGCGGCCTCCAGCAAGCTGACCAATCTGCAGGTAAACGGGCTTCGGCCGGGATATATGGCTACGGCTATTCAAACGAAACCGGCCTCTTAA
- a CDS encoding LytR/AlgR family response regulator transcription factor — protein MPVPSSPLRCLIVDDDPLSVQIVANCIANTPFLTAVGTYDNALAAAELLRTQSVDLLFLDVEMPLMSGLDLLSTLQNPPLVILITSSKEYAVAAFEYDVVDYLVKPVSYARFLKAAQKALELFEDAAEPAPLTPAATSVDPDFTFVKVDTKLVKVLFNDVCYVEALGDYVHIVMPHSKLIVYSTMKAVEEKFPGATFVRAHRSFIVNLKRVQAIEDNTITIENKQIPIGQTYLREVLQRLNKF, from the coding sequence ATGCCAGTACCTTCCTCTCCCCTGCGTTGCCTGATTGTGGACGACGACCCGCTTTCCGTGCAGATTGTTGCCAACTGCATTGCCAATACTCCCTTTCTAACCGCAGTCGGCACCTACGACAACGCCCTGGCCGCCGCCGAGCTGCTCCGGACCCAATCCGTCGACCTGCTGTTTCTGGACGTCGAAATGCCCCTGATGTCGGGCCTCGACCTGCTGAGCACCCTGCAAAACCCGCCCCTGGTAATTCTCATCACCAGCAGCAAGGAATACGCCGTGGCCGCCTTTGAATACGACGTGGTCGATTACCTGGTTAAGCCCGTCAGCTACGCCCGGTTCCTGAAAGCCGCCCAGAAAGCCCTGGAACTATTCGAAGACGCCGCCGAGCCCGCGCCGCTTACGCCCGCCGCCACCAGCGTCGACCCCGACTTCACCTTCGTGAAAGTGGATACGAAGCTGGTGAAGGTGCTCTTCAACGATGTATGCTACGTCGAGGCCCTCGGCGACTACGTGCACATCGTCATGCCTCACAGCAAGCTCATCGTTTATAGTACTATGAAGGCCGTGGAGGAGAAGTTTCCCGGTGCCACCTTTGTGCGGGCCCACCGCTCCTTTATCGTCAATCTGAAACGAGTGCAAGCTATTGAGGATAATACCATTACGATCGAGAACAAGCAAATTCCCATCGGTCAGACGTACCTGCGGGAAGTACTACAGCGCCTGAATAAGTTCTAA